The nucleotide window gaatatttaaaaagggaggggggTAAGTTTAAAATGGAGGGGAAAGGTCAAAATCTAAAGGTGACAAACTCAACGTTGAGTCCCGAGGGCTAAAATGTGCCCAACTGGAAGATGGGTcattgagtcattgaatatacagcacagaaacaggccctttggcccaatgcgtccatgccgaccaggtttcccaaactgaactagtcccatttgcctgtgtttggcccatatccctctaaacctttcccatccatgtacctgtccaaatgtcttttaaatgttgtcattgtacccgcctctaccacctccctctggcagctcattccatatacgcaccaccctctgtgtgaaaaagttgcccctcagtttccTTCTAGatatttcccctctcaccttaaacccgtgccctctagttttggactcccctaccctggggaaaagaccttggctattcaccttagctaggcccctcatgattttataaacctctataaggtcacccttcatcctccaaaagtcccagcctatccagcctctccttataattcaaatcttccagtcccggtGACATCCTTGATACCGTTCCTCCAGCCTGTGCCAAGTTTCACTGCAGCACTGCAGTAGGACaaagacagacatgtgggcatgagaggaaCATGTGCCCACATATCCCGTCCTTGGCACATTCAGTTCTGATAAAGAGTCaaaggacttgaaacattaacttctgtttctctcctaatagatgctgacagattggctgagcttttccagcatcccCCGTTCCTGTTTCAGATTTCTGTCATTTCATTTGGACGGGCCGtcatcaatttatttttaaacttggtTCACAGTTTGTGGTTTTGCTGTCTTCAGTTTTGAAGGAAAAATGTCCCTAGGATCTGCTAATTAGATTCTCAAGTGAAATGCAACAAAGATAATTTAATAGCTCCCATCTTTCTTCTCAAGTTtttcaaagttttaaaaaaagtttatttattagtgccacaagtaggcttacattaacactgcaatgaagttactgtgaaaatcccctagtcgtcacactccggcgcctgttcggttgcactgagggagaatttagcatggccaatgcaccctaaccagcacgtctttcagactgtgggaggaaactggagaacccagaggaaacccacgcagacacggggagaacgtgcaaactccgcacagacagtgacccaagccgggaatcaaacccgggtccctggcactgtgaggcagcagtgctaacccactgtgccacttgtaCCCATGAATgaaattttgaatataattttgaAATGAGATTATCCTTTCTGTTTCTTTAACTTACACAGGCAGGATTTACACATTTAATGGTAGGGTCCTGGGGAGTGTTGTTGAACAGAGAGACCTCGGGCTGCAGGTACATATTTCCTTGAAAGGGgcgttgatgcaccattgattcacgcaaagactagaggttgcggaacaacaggcttttattaacaagaacagaagcactcccaaaccgatggctaactcgaactgaggcaaaggggcggagagcagccacctttataccccgaggagggcggagccctagattaaggcagcaggggcgtgcccaggatatcccatatacagacagtgttacagtgggtTCACCAcaggcgtcacaggtagacagggtggtaaagaagaCGTTTGGCAcatttgccttcattggtcagagcactgaatacaggagctgggacgttatgttacaactgtacaagacattggtaaggccacatttggagcactgcgtacaattctggtcgccctgctataggaaggacgttattaaactggaaagggggcaaaaaaacgtttacaaggatgttaccgggactggaaagtttgaattataaggagaggctggttaggctgggacctttttccctggagcgtaggaggatgaggggtgaccttatcgaggtgtataaaatcatgaggggcatcgataaggtGAATGAgctaaggtcttttccccaggttagagtccaaaactagagggtgttGGTTTACggtgaggggaaagatttaaaagggacctgagggtccctttttcacacagagggtggtgcgtgtatggaatgagctgccagaggaggtgggtacaatgacaacattgtaaagacatttggacagagacatggataggaaaggtttagagagataggggccaaacgcaggcaaatgggactagttcagtttaggaaatctggtcggcatggacgagttgggctgaagggcctgtttccatgctgtatatctctatgactctctatgactGGTGCAAATCCACAGCCTTATGGCCAGGTAACTGTAACCATTTTTCATAGGGGTGAGAGTTTTTTTTTTGGGGTGTATTTGAACATGTATTTACATCCGTCCACAACACCAGCAATCCAGAAATGTCAGCTTTTCCTCTGACATACATTTCCATTCTACACCCCCAAACCGCAGCCTCTTGGTTTAAGCTTTCTGAACATTCTATAAATCTCGCAGGAAACCAACCGTTCAGAATTCCAGGGCCAACAAAATAAAGCAATTATATGTTTTCATTCTCAAGGCTTTGTGGTCAGATCTGTCAAAAGCTGTCAGGTTTACTGGAGAGTTATTGAAAAGCAAGCGATGTGATCATTTGGGCACACTCCATCGCAGCCTGCGCAAGACTGTCATTTCGCATTAACAATTTATAAATGTTTCATTTTCACTTTTTCCCATTCATAGATACGTTAAAATGTAACTCTTAAGAGCAAAGATTATATAAACTGTGCAGAAAGGTTAAAAATTGGATCCTATTGCTGTGTGCACTGGAAATAAAACTGTCAAAAGCGGGTGTCAAATGTTCATTTGATTGGTAACAAATTTGATTTCAAAATCTCACTGATGCTATCACCAAGATGTagctttttgttttaaatcacaGACCCACTTTGTGAGACTCAAGCGGGGACTTCTaacaacatgggtggcacggtggcaaagtggttagttcTGCTTTAGACTTTAATTCACAAAAAAATAGGGTTTGAGTTACCTGGAGAGTAATTAAAGTCAATTGGATGCAGATGCTTATAAGTTATTTAATACTAAACAAACACAACTGCGAGGGTTgcactgctcacagcgccagggactcgggatcaattccagcctcaggtcactgtggactctgcacgttctccccatgtctgtgtgggtttcctccaagtgctctggtttcctcccacagtacaaagatgtgtgggttaggttgattggccgtactaaattgccccttagtgtcagggggattaacacggtaaatatgaggggttatgggaataggatctgggtgggattgtgttcagtgcagactcaatgggctgaatggcctccttctgcgctgtagggattctatggattactGAAGGTCAGTCACCTGGGATTTGCTGGTCTAGCTTGCAACCGAGTATGTGACTGGACAGGCTAATAGGATTtcacggccttgctcgtcccaagaccataaaatcccacctgaggtcaatggaccttttcatggtccgccctCTTGAAAAATGACCACCTGCAGAACAAAGTCTTTCTCTGAGGCAGTCCCTCCGAGTCGGGGTGACTTACTTTCACATTAAACAGGGCTGAGTCTGAAGTCTATTCCTGAATTCAGTTGGTTCCTGTCTGATCTATAACTTAACTCTACCTACTCACCCTGCTTCCATTATGTTTTGATATatttgcctaacaaaaatctatcagtctcagtTTTGAAGTTTTCATTTGGCTCCCAGTCTCAACAGCGTTTTCTGCTTGGGTGGCatcagatatacagcacagacaaaggccattcagcctgaccAGTCTATGTCGGTGATTACGTTCCACACGAGCCTCCTggcatctttcctcatctaaatttaTTGTGGTACCCATCAATTCCTTTCATCTTCAGTCGCTTGTctggcttccccttaaatgcatcaacaCTAATCTCTGCAACCACCCCCagtggtaaagagttccacagtctCGCTGCTCTCTAAATAAAGAAGTTTCTACCAAATTCCAAATTGGACTTCTTGGTGACTATCACTTATCtctggtgacacggtggcacagtggttagcactgttgcctcacagtgccaaggactcaggttcaattcctggtttgggtcactgtctgtctggggtctgcatgttctcccagtgtcagcgtgggtttccaccaggtgctccagtttcctggcaactaggggattttcacagtaacttcattggtgttaatgtaagccttacttgtgacatgaataaatagataaactttaaactcatatTGAAGTCGTCTagttttgctcttccccacaTTTGGAAACATTCCCTCGGTGTCCCCTCTATCAAAACCTTCCAGAATTTTAAAGACCTTTCCCTCTGCTACCATTTCTTTTCTTCAAGAGGTTTCTGGtgagggagagttccagatttccagtcCCCTTTGCATTGAAAAAGTGCTCCCTAACATTGTCCCTGAATGGCCGAATAAGCTCTTAGTTTATGTTTATCCGATCCTTCAATCATCTGAAGTAGCCctgtcaggtcaccccttaacctcccAAGTCTAGTTTGGACAACCTGTTCTCAGGTTATCAACACTCCAATGGCTCTGAAGCATTGAAAACAAATCTTGAAAAAAATTGGTCCGAACGTAgcattaaaaatattaaaaaggCCAGTTCAGCTGACGTTGCAGGTAAAAAGAGAGGAAGGAAAAGAGGGCAGATTATTTTAGGTTTGCCTTTATTTGATAGAAAATAATAATGCTTCAGGTGCCGGTGTAAATGTGTGTTTTTATTGTTGGCAATACAAGATATTTCTAGGTAAGTATGTACATTCTATACAGATAGACTGGCTAGAAAACAACTAACACCATTACAATATGCTCAGATATCACAACCTAGATGAAATGTCACTGCCATCATGTGTAGGCTTTAACTTAGAAAATATCCAAAACTGTGGTTAGCTGCTTTCAGAACTTCTGACCGACTGTGTCAGGGAGAGGTTTAATCTTTCAGGTAAAATCTCAGAAACATTAatctggggagaggggggaaagtttctcaaaagggaagaggggttactggggGGGGACTGGATCCTGGGAGCACTCATGTGGGAAGGGGGCTAACAAGCTAAAGGAAAGCAGGGAAACTGAGAAAAGAATAATGTTGGAAAAACAGGAAAGTAACAGCTTTGACAACGTTAAGAACAAAACCCAACAAAGTTTAACTGGATTTCCATCTCATTAAATAAAACAATCATTTAATACAGCTTAAAATGTGTAATCTTCAAGTTAAATTTATTACAAGCACTTTACATACATTTGTTTGGGATGTAGACAAACATGAATTTTCGATAGTTTGAAAGTTAAGCCTCCACTGCTAATATTCTCACATGTTCCACTAGTTTAGAAAAATCCGCAGGGTGTGAACTAACAATGTGAAAAGGTTTTCCAGAAGAACAGTTTGCATGGGGTTTTTTGCTCTCTGCGTGGGATTCCAGCGTTAACCGACCTCTCTTCCAGCAACGTCTCTTCCAACTCTTCCGGCTTCAACGGCGTAAAGCCATTTTCCATGGGATTATCATCATTCTCCAACAACCCAGCCAGCAGCTTCAGAATCAGATACTTCTtgctcttcgtcacttccttgtgGGTAAACATAGAATTGAAAGCTGTCGTTTTTATGTCATGCATAGCAAAACAGCACTACATTTGCTTGTTGATGCCAAATGCTAATTGCTCACTCAGAGGCATCACTGcactatgggcagcacagtggcacagtggttagcactgttgcctcacagagccagagacctgggttcaattcccagcttgagtcactgtttgtgcagtctgcacgttctccccgtgtctcacgtgggtttcctccgggtgctccggtttcctcccacactctgaaagacgtgttggttaagtgcattgaccgtgctaagttctccctcagtctacccaaacaggtgccagagtctggcgactaggggattttcacagtaatttcattgcagtgttaatgtaagccttaatgt belongs to Mustelus asterias chromosome 22, sMusAst1.hap1.1, whole genome shotgun sequence and includes:
- the LOC144510237 gene encoding somatostatin-1B-like, with translation MKWLMTVSLMSLLFLLSVEGTNPLEERMKLQEVTKSKKYLILKLLAGLLENDDNPMENGFTPLKPEELEETLLEERSVNAGIPRREQKTPCKLFFWKTFSHC